TTAACATTACTAACATTGCAGAAGGAAGCAAGGTTACTAGGGAAGTGTGGACACCCCAGGATAATGATTTCTGGGACAGGAAACCCTCTGAAAGAGCCAGTCCGACTGTCTATTCCTCGAGCTTGCAAGTTAGCACTCTGTACCAGAAGCCCCGACACGTCTACGGGCCTCTCAGAGCGCTCCCTTTGTGCTccctggctggagcagaggaggaTGGAGATATATGGAAGGTTGGTCAggcccagtttttaaaaatgaagtcactACTAGAAAGGGGCAGAGACCCCTGGTGCAATCACATGCTGAATCATTGACTTCCCAGAGAGCGGGCTCCTTACAGGTTCCTTCAGTCCATGGAAGTGCTCAGAGCGGGGCGGGCCAGGGTGGCCACGGAGCTGAGCCTGCCTCACTGCATGCCGAGCCACTGCTCCTGGCCAGCCCACTGGGCCGCCTCACTGTCGCTGCCCCCCAGGTCCCCttcttccccactcccttccATGTGGTCCACGTCTTCCTCCTGAGTGGCATCCGCGGGActcttctccttctccacctTCTGCATCCCCTCTAGAGACTTCTGGTCACTGGGGTCCAAACTAGGGGACAACCAAACAAAGGAAAGACCTgaatctctgccttgcttcttcCTGGCTAATGCGTCATCTCCCTGGCACAGCAGTGAAATGACCACCCAGTCACAGAGAAACTGCTAATGCCTGGACTCTCCAAACAACTCCAGTTCCATAGGCAGGATTGAGCGAGTCCACCACTTAGTGCTATACTGTACTGGTCCATTGCTTCCTGATACTCACTGACAGCTACAAGGAAATCTAGGGTCCGAGGCAGGACACAGTCACTCTGATTAGCTAGCGTGTTCCGCAGCAAAGCAATTCCAACTTCGTATTTCTGTTCTCTGGTAAgtagctttccttttttctccgcAGCCTTAATGTAGTTCAGCCTTTGGGTCAGGGCTTTATCTAATAAAGTTTTGCTTTCTCCTGTGTCACTGGGTCTTCAAGACGAATGGTGGCTGAAAGGGTAAGGGGCTGTGCGTTGGCTCCTAGAGTTTTGTAAACATAGTTACCCATTACCATTGCTTCATGAATACTGTTGGAGGCTAAGTAACATTCGATGAGACCTTCATAACAATCTAAGCGACAAGGTGCAAGACGTATAGCCTCCCGAAAGTGGATTATTGCTTCTTGGACTCTGCCCATGTTTCTAAATGCTGCTCCCTTAAGTAGCAAAGCTTGAACACTATTTCTGTTCAGCTGAATGGCCTTGGCTCCTAAATAGAGGGCTTGGGAGTAGTgtttatcctttaattttttattcatgtGGAACTTGTATGttcaatttctattgttttagtGTTACCCTGGAAATTGTACCATGCATATTTAATAGAACAAagctttaaattaaataatgtctTAAACTCTCCAACAGACAATCCAAGAACCTTAGAACACTTTAAGTCTGATCACGCCTCTCCAGACTTTTTACGCAGGTacttatatacatgtatttatatgtttcctattttatttacttagcatTCCTTCTCATACCTCAGACCATTACTTTAtgatccttttcttctttctaaaataaatatttagaagttcTTTTAGTGGAGGTCTCTTGATGGTAAACTCTCTTTTTGTTCATCTGAAAATATCCTTGTATc
This Phocoena sinus isolate mPhoSin1 chromosome 4, mPhoSin1.pri, whole genome shotgun sequence DNA region includes the following protein-coding sequences:
- the LOC116752591 gene encoding LOW QUALITY PROTEIN: anaphase-promoting complex subunit 7-like (The sequence of the model RefSeq protein was modified relative to this genomic sequence to represent the inferred CDS: inserted 1 base in 1 codon), with the translated sequence MNKKLKDKHYSQALYLGAKAIQLNRNSVQALLLKGAAFRNMGRVQEAIIHFREAIRLAPCRLDCYEGLIECYLASNSIHEAMVMGNYVYKTLGANAQPLTLSATIRLEDPVTQEKXKTLLDKALTQRLNYIKAAEKKGKLLTREQKYEVGIALLRNTLANQSDCVLPRTLDFLVAVSEYQEAMDQYSIALSLSFVWLSPSLDPSDQKSLEGMQKVEKEKSPADATQEEDVDHMEGSGEEGDLGGSDSEAAQWAGQEQWLGMQ